Proteins from one Lepidochelys kempii isolate rLepKem1 chromosome 6, rLepKem1.hap2, whole genome shotgun sequence genomic window:
- the LOC140912770 gene encoding olfactory receptor 5AR1-like: MTERNHTAVSEFVLLGFTQDPKLQVILLVMFLLIYLLILVGNLTLVTLIRTDYQLHNPMYFFISNLALLDVAYTTIITSSILITLVSARKVILFPLCALQFFFLCIALSCECYLLGVMAYDRFMAICNPLRYTVIMSKRFCMLLVLGSYLVGCVNAIVQTMFIFRLSFCDSNVINHFFCDVPPILKLSCSDTHITNIVHFTCTAVVVTPTILIILISYIYIVVAILRINSAKGQLKAFSTCASHLTAITIFYGTGSFMYLQPSSKYPIDQDKIISLFYTLVIPMLNPLIYSLRNKEVKEAFMRMLHSKIYSL, from the coding sequence ATGACGGAGAGGAATCACACTGCAGTGAGTGAGTTTGTCTTGTTGGGATTCACACAAGACCCAAAGCTGCAGGTCATCCTCCTTGTGATGTTTCTGTTGATCTACCTGCTGATCCTAGTGGGGAACCTCACCTTGGTCACCTTAATCAGGACTGACTACCAGCTTCACAACCCCATGTACTTTTTCATCAGCAACCTGGCCCTCTTAGATGTTGCTTACACCACCATTATCACTTCCAGCATACTGATTACTTTAGTATCAGCAAGAAAAGTCATTTTGTTCCCTTTGTGTGCTCTGCAATTCTTCTTCTTATGCATCGCATTGTCCTGTGAATGTTACCTCTTGGGTGTCATGGCATACGATCGCTTCATGGCCATCTGCAACCCATTGCGCTACACTGTCATCATGTCCAAGCGGTTTTGCATGCTGCTGGTTCTGGGGTCATACCTAGTGGGCTGCGTGAATGCAATTGTTCAAACTATGTTTATATTCCGTTTGTCCTTCTGCGACTCAAATGTCatcaaccatttcttctgtgatgtACCCCCGATCCTGAAACTGTCCTGCTCTGACACCCACATCACAAACATTGTTCATTTCACCTGTACCGCTGTGGTGGTAACACCTACTATCTTGATCATCCTTATCTCCTACATATACATTGTGGTTGCCATTCTAAGGATCAACTCTGCCAAGGGCCAACTCAAAGCTTTCTCCACCTGCGCCTCCCACCTGACGGCCATCACTATCTTCTACGGAACAGGCTCTTTCATGTATTTACAGCCCAGTTCAAAGTACCCCATAGATCAGGACAAaatcatttctttgttttatacccttgtgatccccatgttgaaccccctgatctacagcctgaggaacaaggaAGTGAAAGAGGCCTTTATGAGGATGTTACACAGTAAGATTTATTCTCTGTGA